In Daucus carota subsp. sativus chromosome 4, DH1 v3.0, whole genome shotgun sequence, one DNA window encodes the following:
- the LOC108215747 gene encoding pentatricopeptide repeat-containing protein At1g79080, chloroplastic, whose translation MSAFINSVSPIKNPSVEQSRKCSGFSWQIPHVQSFSFTKGFSRVFASAHVAISPKDSVFTIPNWRNGKNDGRSKDYRLNDAFLYMEYMVGKGHTADVGNATQLLYDLCKLNKLRKATRVMEMMVSSGTTPDAASYAYLVNHLCKKGNVGHAMQLVERMEEYGYPMNIVTYNSIVRGLCMHGNLNQSLQFVDRLMQKGLMPNAFTYAILLEAAYKEKGVNEAIRLLDDIIDKGGNPNLVSYNVLLTGMCKEGRTDEALAFFRNMPSQGFNPNVVSYNILLRSLCQNGRWDEANELLSEMVGEERAPSVVTYNILIASLAYNGRVDHAFDVLDEMFDGPFRPTAATFNPIISRLCQEKKVDAVVRCLDQMIYRQCNPNDGTYNAISVLCKEGMVKEAFSVFRGLCDKQNSSSYDFFKNVISALCRKGNTYPALQLMYEMTKWGFTPGCYTYSSLIRGLCMEGMQNEAVQILYIMEESGYRPDIDNFNALILGLCKSQRTNMSLEIFEMMIEKNFKPSETTYTILVEGIVHEGEKELAIMVLEELHAKQVISQSTMERLVMQYDLDKLLV comes from the coding sequence ATGTCTGCCTTTATAAATTCAGTGTCACCTATAAAGAACCCATCTGTGGAACAGTCAAGAAAATGTAGTGGGTTTTCTTGGCAGATTCCACATGTTCAATCCTTTTCTTTTACTAAGGGGTTTTCTAGAGTTTTTGCTTCTGCCCATGTGGCTATTTCTCCTAAAGATAGTGTTTTTACAATTCCTAATTGGAGAAATGGGAAGAATGATGGTAGGAGTAAAGATTATAGGCTCAATGATGCTTTTTTGTACATGGAATACATGGTTGGTAAGGGGCACACAGCGGATGTCGGGAATGCAACTCAGTTGTTGTATGACTTATGCAAGTTGAATAAACTGCGTAAAGCAACTAGAGTAATGGAAATGATGGTTAGTTCAGGCACCACACCGGATGCTGCTTCGTATGCTTATTTAGTTAATCATTTGTGTAAGAAGGGAAATGTGGGGCACGCAATGCAGTTGGTTGAGAGGATGGAGGAGTATGGATATCCGATGAATATTGTTACATACAATTCTATAGTTCGAGGTCTTTGCATGCATGGGAATCTGAATCAGAGCTTGCAGTTTGTGGATAGATTGATGCAGAAAGGGCTAATGCCAAATGCGTTTACTTATGCAATCTTGCTAGAAGctgcttataaagaaaaagggGTCAATGAAGCGATTAGGCTCTTAGATGATATAATTGACAAGGGTGGAAATCCTAATCTGGTTAGTTATAATGTGTTGTTGACTGGGATGTGCAAGGAAGGCAGAACAGATGAGGCTCTTGCATTCTTCAGGAATATGCCATCCCAAGGGTTTAATCCGAATGTTGTGAGCTATAATATCTTATTGAGGAGCTTGTGCCAAAATGGACGATGGGATGAAGCCAATGAACTTTTATCTGAAATGGTAGGTGAGGAGCGGGCACCATCAGTAGTCACCTACAATATATTAATTGCTTCCCTTGCTTATAATGGAAGAGTTGATCATGCCTTCGATGTGTTGGATGAAATGTTTGATGGACCTTTTAGACCCACAGCGGCCACCTTCAACCCAATAATATCACGTCTCTGCCAAGAGAAGAAGGTAGATGCTGTGGTTAGATGTCTGGACCAAATGATATACCGACAATGTAATCCAAATGATGGGACATATAATGCTATTTCTGTGTTGTGTAAGGAGGGGATGGTAAAAGAGGCTTTTTCTGTATTCCGGGGTTTGTGTGATAAGCAAAATTCATCTTCTTATGATTTCTTCAAGAATGTGATATCTGCCTTGTGTAGGAAAGGAAATACATATCCAGCTCTTCAGCTTATGTATGAAATGACAAAATGGGGATTTACTCCTGGCTGCTACACCTACTCGTCTTTGATCAGGGGATTGTGCATGGAGGGCATGCAGAATGAGGCAGTGCAAATACTCTACATCATGGAGGAAAGTGGCTACAGACCTGATATTGATAATTTTAACGCTCTTATACTTGGCCTCTGCAAATCTCAGAGAACAAACATGTCCTTGGAGATTTTCGAGATGATGATTGAGAAAAACTTTAAGCCTAGTGAGACAACATATACCATATTGGTGGAAGGGATAGTTCATGAAGGAGAAAAGGAGTTGGCAATTATGGTTTTGGAGGAACTGCATGCAAAACAAGTCATAAGTCAGAGTACAATGGAAAGGCTAGTTATGCAGTATGACCTTGACAAGTTATTGGTATAA
- the LOC108219088 gene encoding SEED MATURATION PROTEIN 1, translating to MAKSKEDIKYATAQAKLSEDEALRVAYKADTPLESGKIADSQPVDLFSAAHNISRQQGTIAHSQPVDLYSSARNISSATTGDHKEDGDDQNSGHKLKTT from the coding sequence ATGGCAAAGAGCAAGGAAGACATAAAATACGCTACAGCACAGGCCAAGTTATCAGAAGATGAAGCACTGAGAGTTGCTTACAAGGCAGACACTCCACTCGAAAGTGGAAAGATTGCAGACTCTCAGCCTGTCGATCTTTTCTCCGCTGCTCACAACATCTCGCGTCAACAGGGCACCATTGCTCACTCTCAGCCTGTTGATCTCTACTCCTCAGCTCGAAACATCTCCTCAGCAACAACCGGTGATCATAAAGAAGACGGCGATGACCAGAATTCGGGTCACAAACTCAAAACTACGTGA
- the LOC108216328 gene encoding uncharacterized protein LOC108216328, whose amino-acid sequence MASACINNISLSPEKFLDCPATFPTYGWLSPKMSFGRDEEVSKPTVKPRPQSPEKIVDDSEVEADRDDTGDFEFRLDFPVTMLPADELFSDGKLMPLQFRPAEVSSEATLPDTPKVHRSCEIAGMDPYLFSPKAPRCSSRWKELLGLKRLYQNNNAKLESPKTSLSSNTNTGISNGTGSGAAKSLKHFLHRNTKSTPASATDSSLSLPLLRDTDNESISISSRLSLSSSSSGHDHDDLPRLSLDLEKPHSSNLTHKHHQNPPRIRLVKHRTVSTEGKISKSPIRRQADSNAAATTRGGVSLDSPRMNSSGKIVFQSLERSSSSPSSFNGGPRSKHRGVERSYSANVRVTPVLNVPVCSLRGSSKSGGVFGFPLFSAPPHKRDNGSSTNGSRNHQQQSSSKNKTDRSS is encoded by the coding sequence ATGGCATCAGCTTGCATAAACAACATTTCATTATCGCCGGAGAAGTTTCTGGACTGTCCGGCGACTTTTCCGACGTACGGTTGGTTGAGTCCGAAAATGTCGTTCGGCCGTGACGAAGAAGTTTCAAAGCCTACTGTCAAGCCTAGACCTCAGTCTCCCGAAAAAATAGTCGACGACAGTGAAGTGGAAGCAGATCGAGATGATACCGGTGATTTTGAGTTCCGGCTCGATTTTCCAGTCACAATGTTACCGGCCGACGAATTATTCTCCGACGGCAAGTTAATGCCGCTGCAGTTCCGGCCGGCGGAGGTCTCGTCGGAAGCCACGTTGCCGGACACGCCAAAAGTCCACCGGAGCTGTGAGATTGCCGGAATGGATCCGTACTTGTTTTCACCTAAAGCCCCGAGGTGTTCTAGCCGTTGGAAGGAGCTTCTAGGACTCAAGAGGCTCTACCAGAACAACAATGCCAAGTTAGAAAGCCCGAAAACTTCGCTCAGTTCTAATACTAATACTGGTATTAGTAATGGTACTGGTTCTGGTGCTGCCAAGTCTCTTAAACATTTTCTTCACAGAAACACAAAATCCACTCCCGCATCTGCAACTGACTCTTCTCTCAGCCTTCCGTTGCTTAGAGACACCGATAACGAGTCGATTTCGATATCGTCTCGTTTATCTCTATCGTCTTCTTCTTCCGGTCACGATCACGATGATCTCCCTCGTCTCTCTCTCGATCTGGAGAAGCCTCATTCAAGTAACCTCACACATAAGCATCACCAAAATCCACCTAGAATCAGGCTTGTGAAGCACAGAACGGTTTCCACCGAAGGCAAAATCAGCAAAAGTCCAATACGGAGACAAGCGGACAGCAATGCAGCAGCGACAACTCGAGGCGGCGTCTCGTTGGATAGCCCTAGGATGAATTCATCGGGGAAAATTGTGTTCCAGAGCTTGGAGAGGAGTTCAAGTAGTCCGAGTAGCTTCAATGGCGGTCCTCGATCCAAGCACCGCGGAGTTGAAAGATCGTACTCGGCTAATGTTAGGGTGACTCCTGTTCTGAATGTTCCCGTTTGTTCACTCCGTGGATCTTCGAAGTCTGGTGGCGTGTTTGGGTTCCCTCTTTTCTCGGCTCCTCCGCACAAAAGAGATAACGGTAGCAGTACTAACGGAAGCCGTAACCACCAGCAGCAGAGTAGCAGCAAGAACAAAACGGATCGATCTTCTTAG
- the LOC108219087 gene encoding uncharacterized protein LOC108219087, whose translation MITGGKSYVSSPPAFSNDAKKLLICTGSSVSIFSTSTALQISELEGHTDLVTSVIVVPASSKLLNYCWTSSLDGTIRYWDFSVAELVKTITISLPVHSMVIPSLLSKSSENDEKQPDLFAYVSVDGSQGKEKLPNTLCGQIRKCNLTKSRMVGAVTLAETKKPEFVTSSPAGEYIGIKDKRKLRIWEVPTKDSERVFYKKIKLHHTKKITTFAFHPTERIVAAGDATGRILIWRGFGDKTLCVRDKSANEDLMNIDDGRAGVRGEDDADSCTTWHWHSAEVKVLFFSSDGAYLYSGGKEGVLMVWQLDTEKRKFLPRIGSPLLYYTSSRDPSISTISCSDNRIHILKMPSMEIVKSISGIKLPRAVPEVLDGSCNGLAFNQTSGVAAICTDNYCIQFYNLFDDREIAEVQVCERNHQPVDEVTVTISVVALSPDGCVMCTVENRLPEDGIGGLVSLKFWVCGSQSTNFSLSTIVYEPHRNASISEIAFHPTRHMAVSSSYGGDFKVWVSKNAIEQKDQARPINGWKCHAVGSYKKKPLTAAAFSVDGSVLAVAAETVITIWDPENNVLVAVIGESLEPISRIAFIGKSDYLVSASRGSEPQLSVWSLSRMCVSWSYKLHIEAITSTMGDSFFAVLGLFPKTSNESTLHDVDGVILLFKAEDPVPVATWFVRKARGGGLAFVHLNPESIEGNTSDSTPAPELLAYINNDHEYVIFSPHGDQLDERGISLRENHVMPEETGRLGYESIYGELADIKPLNNLNSPASVLPSGRPWETIFSGSSHNLPPFTKLCSVFLESLLEKRTTDVE comes from the exons ATGATAACTGGCGGCAAGAGCTACGTGTCATCGCCGCCGGCGTTCTCTAATGACGCCAAAAAGTTACTTATTTGTACCGGAAGTTCCGTCTCAATTTTCAGCACTTCAACTGCTTTACAG ATAAGTGAGCTAGAAGGTCACACTGATCTTGTGACATCGGTTATAGTGGTGCCAGCTTCGAGTAAGTTGTTGAATTATTGCTGGACAtcttctctggatggcactATTAGGTACTGGGATTTTTCGGTTGCCGAATTGGTCAAAACCATCACCATTAGCTTACCCGTTCACTCTATG GTGATTCCTAGTCTATTATCTAAGTCGTCCGAGAATGATGAGAAACAACCTGATCTTTTTGCTTACGTGTCTGTTGATGGAAGCCAAGGAAAGGAGAAGCTGCCCAACACATTATGTGGACAAATTCGGAAGTGCAACTTGACTAAATCTCGCATGGTTGGTGCTGTGACTTTGGCAGAG ACTAAGAAACCAGAGTTCGTGACATCTTCGCCCGCTGGGGAATACATTGGGATTAAAGATAAGAGGAAACTTCGTATATGGGAAGtcccaacaaaagattcagagaGAGtcttttataagaaaataaagtTGCATCACACTAAAAaaataactacctttgcttttCATCCAACTGAAAGAATTGTAGCAGCAGGTGATGCAACAGGGAGGATCTTGATTTGGAGAGGTTTTGGTGACAAAACATTATGTGTTCGTGATAAATCAGCTAATGAAGATTTGATGAACATTGACGATGGGAGAGCTGGTGTAAGGGGGGAAGACGATGCTGATTCTTGCACCACGTGGCATTGGCATTCTGCAGAAGTGAAGGTCTTATTTTTCTCTTCTGATGGAGCATATCTATATTCAG GTGGCAAAGAAGGAGTCCTAATGGTTTGGCAGCTAGACACGGAGAAAAGGAAGTTTCTACCTCGTATAGGATCTCCACTGTTGTATTATACAAGTTCTCGAGATCCCTCAATTTCCACT ATATCATGTTCTGATAATCGTATTCATATACTAAAGATGCCTTCAATGGAAATTGTGAAGTCCATTTCTGGAATTAAG CTTCCTCGTGCAGTCCCAGAGGTGCTTGACGGTTCATGTAACGGGCTTGCCTTTAATCAGACTTCTGGAGTAGCTGCAATATGTACAGACAATTACTGTATTCAGTTCTACAATTTGTTTGATGACCGTGAAATTGCGGAG GTTCAAGTCTGTGAAAGAAACCATCAGCCGGTTGATGAAGTCACG GTAACAATTTCAGTTGTGGCTCTTTCCCCAGATGGATGTGTGATGTGTACTGTTGAAAATAGGCTGCCTGAAGATGGAATTGGTGGGCTAGTGAGTCTAAAGTTCTGGGTGTGTGGGTCCCAGAGCACAAACTTCAGCTTGTCCACTATTGTATACGAACCACACAG GAACGCAAGTATTTCTGAAATAGCTTTTCATCCTACTCGTCATATGGCTGTCAGCTCTTCTTATGGTGGTGATTTTAAG GTGTGGGTGAGCAAAAATGCAATTGAGCAGAAGGATCAAGCACGCCCAATCAATGGTTGGAAATGTCACGCTGTTGGCTCCTACAA AAAAAAGCCCTTGACGGCAGCTGCATTTTCTGTCGATGGTTCTGTTCTGGCTGTTGCTGCAGAAACTGTTATTACAATATGGGATCCTGAGAACAATGTTTTAGTGGCTGTAATTGGAGAAAGCCTTGAG CCTATCTCAAGAATTGCATTCATTGGGAAGTCAGACTATCTTGTATCCGCATCTAGAGGTTCAGAACCACAACTGTCTGTCTGGAGTCTGTCCAGGATGTGTGTGTCATGGTCATATAAGCTTCATATAGAAG CCATAACTTCGACCATGGGTGATTCTTTTTTTGCTGTGCTTGGCCTTTTTCCTAAGACATCCAACGAAAGCACATTACATGATGTAGATGGAGTCATCTTGTTATTCAAAGCAGAAGATCCTGTTCCTGTTGCAACCTGGTTTGTGAGGAAG GCCAGGGGTGGGGGACTTGCATTTGTTCATTTGAATCCCGAATCCATCGAAGGCAATACTTCAGATAGCACACCGGCCCCAGAATTACTTGCATATATAAATAATGATCATGAATATGTGATTTTTAGCCCACATGGCGATCAATTGGATGAACGTGGCATTTCTCTTCGGGAAAATCATGTCATGCCTGAGGAAACTG GGCGACTTGGGTATGAATCTATATATGGGGAGCTAGCAGATATTAAGCCGTTGAACAATTTAAATTCACCAGCCTCAGTACTACCATCTGGTCGACCCtgggaaacaatttttagtggATCTTCACATAATCTACCTCCCTTCACTAAGTTATGTTCAGTCTTTCTAGAATCATTACTGGAAAAAAGGACGACAGATGTTGAATGA
- the LOC108216254 gene encoding uncharacterized protein LOC108216254 codes for MSDEEEPSVSLDSKSKEEEEDSANNSNAANLEPTSNQPLQSTVASGDNSVSESDLAKGLASIISTVITDFDSRAEETIRSQNQLSFSIDRLTGELDQLLEDAPLPFIMQHAAKISGVRKRVSSLNSVLKSVQRRLDNIDRTLSAGLSHGKATTGNSEHH; via the exons ATGTCGGACGAAGAGGAGCCCTCAGTGAGCCTGGACTCAAaatcaaaagaagaagaagaagatagtgCAAACAATAGCAATGCCGCGAATCTCGAACCAACTTCTAATCAACCGCTTCAATCCACAGTTGCCAGTGGCGATAACAGCGTATCAGAGTCTGACCTAGCAAAGGGGCTTGCTTCAATTATATCAACCGTAATTACCGATTTTGATTCCAGAGCTGAAGAGACTATTCGTAgtcaaaatcaactctccttctCCATCGATCGTCTTACTGGAG AACTTGATCAGCTTCTCGAAGATGCACCTTTGCCTTTTATCATGCAACATGCTGCCAAGAtatctggagttagaaaaagagTTTCTTCTCTTAATTCAGTGTTGAAATCTGTACAACGACGTCTCGACAATATAGACCGAACGCTGTCTGCTGGCTTGTCACATG GGAAGGCCACTACTGGAAATTCTGAGCATCATTAG